The Psychrobacter arenosus region TTGAGTGGCATCAGGGGCTATTTCATAAATAGGGTCGCTGCCATCGACGTAATAAGCTTCACGAAATTTAAACCGCTGGTCTAAACGCTTGACCATATCATTGGATAAGATGTATTCGGTTAAGTAAGTAGCATCTTCCACACTAGTATTGTTGACGCCCAATAACGCAGACAAGCCGCCGCCAGTAGGAATAGAGGCATCACTAACCTGTTTGACCACCACATCGGCCGTAGAAATATAGCGCGGATGGGCTAACGTCATCACGTAGAAAATAATCAACACCCAAGGGATGATGACAATACCGATTAACAGCGAGAAGTTGATAATCTTATTTTTTCGCTTTGTGGACATGCTCTTTATACACCTCAATCGCTTCTTTAGTATCCTCAAACACGTGGGCGGTTTGATTCATCAGGACAATACCGATATCACAGTTTCGTTCAATATCACCAAGGTTATGGGATACCACTAAAAATCCAGCTTGTTCACGTCTAGCCGCTAAAATCTGTTCACTGCGCTGACGGAAAGCGGCATCCCCCACGGCACCCGCTTCATCGAGCATATAGTAATCAAAATCGAAGGCTAAGCTTAAACCAAAGGTCAGGCGCGCCTTCATACCCGATGAATAACTCTTCACCGGCATATCAAAATAGTTACCAATATCCGCAAACTCTTCAACAAAACGAATTTTTTCATCAATATAATCGCCGCTAGAGTATAAGCGACATACGAAGCGCACATTTTGCCGACCGGTCAGACTGCCTTGAAAACCGCCCGCTACCCCGACTGGCCAAGATATGGTCGAATTGGTAATAATCTCACCACTATCAGGCTCGTCTAGTCCGCAGATAATACGCAATAATGTCGATTTACCTGCACCATTACGGCCCAGTAAGCCCACACTCTGTTTATCAGCAATCGTCAAATTTAGATCGCGAAACAGATAGTGACGGCCTTGCTTGGTCATAAAGGACTTACTAACCCCTCTAAGCTCTATCATGTTGCACCCTGCCTACTTGGAACGAATGAGATCTTTTTCTACCGCTTTATACAGCAACAGCCCTACAAAGTTAATGCCTACCATCCATTTTAAAAAGTAACCCATATCAATGTGATAAGCTGGATAATTAGGGGCTAAAGCATGGCGAATCAGCTCTAGGTTATGAATAAAAGGGTTATACAACAGGTAACTAAAATAGGGCTCTGGCACAATATGAATAGAGTAAATTATCCCAGAAGCAAAATACAATACAGTAAAAATTAAGCTAACAATCTTACTGATTTCACCGCCATAATAGCCTATGACCATCATTATAAGTGCCAAGCCAAAACTAAAAATAAATAGAGTAATCCAACAAAATAAAATGATATGGAGATTAGCTAGGCTAATAGAGAACGCCCCAAACAATACTAAGAGACCAATCAATAAAACAAAGGTAAAGAAATAAATCACTAATTCTAAAAATGCGCGCGCAATAATGACATCGATATGCCGTACTGAGCGATACATTAATAGCCCCTGATTGGCTTCTACTGCCCCCAAAGAGCGGTTAGCTATTCGGCTAAGCATCTGGTAAGGCACCATCCCAGCTATCAGGAATAATTTATAGTCCATACCCGGTAGCACACGGTGCATAATCGCACCGAAAATTACTAGATAGATTGCTACTTGGAAAATAACTTCTATAGGTGCCCAAAGATATCCCAGTCGATAGCCGCCAAAGCGCGTTTGCAGCTCACGCATCAATAAGGCATGAAAGGCTGCGCCCATGACTTTAAGGCCACTGCGATGCTTTACCGGACGATAAGGGGGGAGCTGAACTGACATAATGCCACAATACTCGTAGACTACAGGAAAAACAGACCCTATGATAAGTAAGCCATAAGCAAGATACAAGATATAATCGGTAGCTGTGTGTAGCAGCTGGCTCTTATATAAGCCGATGCTTTGAAATAAAACCCCTACTGCAAGCCTTTATCCTAGCCAGGGCTTAACTATTAATAACTTAAAGAGGTAAGCGCAGTCAAATCGCGCCCAATAAAAAAGCCAGCAACCTAAGTTACTGACTCTCTTATTTAAATATGGTGGCGATGGAGAGACTTGAACTCTCGACCTCACGATTATGAGTCGTGCGCTCTAACCAGCTGAGCTACATCGCCTTTTAAGGGTCGCTATTATGCCGAACACAAAGCCGACCGTCAACCCCAAAAAGCATAATAAATTGAAAACTTGCTGAAAATATTATAAAAACCACAAAAAAGGTTGGTAAACCGATAAGCCGGGTTCTGTCTTGAACGATCATTCATCTAGGCGACCCATCACTGAGCCGCTCGAGCAACCTACCCGCACCGAACGCGGGCCGCGCCATACCGGTGCCTATTTGGTCTTGCTACGCGTGGAGTTTACCTTGCCGTGAACTGTTGCCAGCCACGCGGTGCGCTCTTACCGCACCCTTTCACCCTTACCGAATCGCCCGAAAGCAATAAGGCGGTCTCCTCTCTGCTGCACTTGTCGTCAGGTTACCCTGCCCAGCCGTTAGCTGGCACGCTGCCCTATGTAGCCCGGACTTTCCTCCCTCCGACTGTTTATAACAAACAAGTTGTCAAAAACAGGCAAACGGCGATCGTCTGGTTTACCAAGCGCGCTAGTATAACAAAGTCTAAGTCATAATACCGAGTTCTTTTTATACCATTTGCAGAATTCAAGATAAAAATAATGTGCCAATAAAATAGTAGCTACCAGTTACTGCCCAGTAATCCGTTTATATTTTGCCATTAAGTCGGATTCTGTTTCAGGATGCTTTGGATCTTTTGGAATACAGTCAATCGGACAAATCTCTACACACTGCGGCACATCAAAATGGCCAACGCATTCCGTGCATAAATCGGGATTAATCTCATAGATTTCCTCCCCTTCATAAATAGCATCATTGGGACAGGCTGGTTCACAAACATCACAGTTGATGCACTCGTCAGTGATGAGTAGTGCCATCGAATTTCTCCCTATCTCCTAGTTCGCTTTAGTAAATTGACCTCAAACGAATGGAGTTAATAGCAGCTGTCATTCTGCTGCTATTATAACTTTAATTAAAGAAACAGTATCAACTAGCGTTAGCTAAATCAGCTAAGCTATTGTTTAAGCTCATGCACTACCGTTAACCAAATTACTTATCAGCTAACTTCTCGTTAAAGCCTGCCAATACGCATTCGGGAACAAACTTGGTCACATCGCCGCCTAATTTGGCAATCTCACGAATCATAGTCGATGAAATAAACGAATAATCTTGCGATGGCGTTAAAAATACCGCTTCAAAATTCTCATCGAGTTCGCGGTTCATATTGGCGAGCTGAAACTCGTATTCAAAATCAGACATAGCCCGCAGACCACGCAAGACCGCAGTCGCCTTTTTTTCCCGCATAAAGTCGACCAACAACCCTTCAAAACCAATGACTGACACTTGCGGCAAATCGCTGAATACCGTCTCAACCATGGCCACGCGTTCTTCAAAAGTAAACATCGGCTTTTTATGATGACCGATCGCTACGGCAATGACGACCTCGTCAAATAATTTTACCGCACGATTGACTAAGTCAACGTGACCATTAGTAATGGGATCAAAAGTACCCGGATACAAAATCTTGGTATGTAGGGTGTCGGCTTTGGTCGTCTTTGGGGTACTAGGCGTCATAAGCAAGGTATCTATTTAATAAGAAGGAAAAAGCAAGAAGCATTAAGCAAAAAACAAGTGTGCCCTCATATATTAACAAGTTTACGCCCAAGTGAGTATGCCTAATGCCACTATTATAGCTTGTGAGCCAATAGGTTGGATAGGTCATAAGATTTATCACAATGGCCCTGCCTTTAAAACTCTGCCTCTAAAACTCTGCCTCTAAAACTTTTTATCTAATAACCTGTCAATCGGTGTATTCGTTAACCATAACGCCTACTTTGGCCTTTAGACTTTTACAAGGCAGGTTTGCTACAATAGCGCCTCGACTCACAATAGTGAGGAATTAGTCAGTTATCAGCAGGGATATTTTTTAGGAAAAAAGCCTAGAGAGTTTCGCCCTACTGCAGCGAGGTTATGATGTCAAAATCTAAAAAACCTGACAACCAAATCTGTGCCAATAAAAAAGCCCGTCATGAATATTTCATTGAAGAGACTTTTGAAGCCGGTCTGGTGTTAGAAGGTTGGGAAGTTAAGGCCGTCCGTGCCGGCAAAATGAGTATTACCGAAGCCTACGTGATCTTTCGCAATGGCGAAGCGTTTTTGTTCGGTGCCCATATCCAGCCGCTATTATCCAGCTCTACCCATGTCGACCCCGACTCTATTCGCACCAAAAAGTTGCTATTGAATCGTCGTGAAATCGATAAATTATACGGCGCCGTGAATCAAAAAGGCTTCGCTTGTGTGCCGTTATCTTGCTATTGGAAGCGTTCGATGGTGAAGTGTCAAATCGCATTAGCCCAAGGTAAAAAAATGCACGATAAGCGTAAAACCTTAAAAGACAGAGATTGGGAACGCGATAAACAGCGTGGCTTTAAACAGCATTTAGACTAGGCTAAGCCTAAACCTGAATTGTCGTTTAATATAAAGCCCTATACCCTAAAAATAAAAAAGCCTTGCATCATTGCAGGGCTTTTTTGGTTTTAGCAATCGGCTAAATGGTGGGGTCTATCTATACTTATTATTCTTATAAGCTATTTGCTTTAACCTGATGGATTCTTAAAGCTATGCGCAATTAACTCGCCGTCACCTTCGCATCAATTTGGCTCGACTTATTACTATGACGCTGAGCTTTATTGTATTTTAAAGTCTTAACCCCGTGCCAAATTAAACAAGCAATCCCTGACCAAATAAGTCCGTAACTGAGT contains the following coding sequences:
- a CDS encoding ABC transporter ATP-binding protein gives rise to the protein MIELRGVSKSFMTKQGRHYLFRDLNLTIADKQSVGLLGRNGAGKSTLLRIICGLDEPDSGEIITNSTISWPVGVAGGFQGSLTGRQNVRFVCRLYSSGDYIDEKIRFVEEFADIGNYFDMPVKSYSSGMKARLTFGLSLAFDFDYYMLDEAGAVGDAAFRQRSEQILAARREQAGFLVVSHNLGDIERNCDIGIVLMNQTAHVFEDTKEAIEVYKEHVHKAKK
- a CDS encoding YfhL family 4Fe-4S dicluster ferredoxin; translated protein: MALLITDECINCDVCEPACPNDAIYEGEEIYEINPDLCTECVGHFDVPQCVEICPIDCIPKDPKHPETESDLMAKYKRITGQ
- the smpB gene encoding SsrA-binding protein SmpB, whose amino-acid sequence is MMSKSKKPDNQICANKKARHEYFIEETFEAGLVLEGWEVKAVRAGKMSITEAYVIFRNGEAFLFGAHIQPLLSSSTHVDPDSIRTKKLLLNRREIDKLYGAVNQKGFACVPLSCYWKRSMVKCQIALAQGKKMHDKRKTLKDRDWERDKQRGFKQHLD
- the coaD gene encoding pantetheine-phosphate adenylyltransferase, which gives rise to MTPSTPKTTKADTLHTKILYPGTFDPITNGHVDLVNRAVKLFDEVVIAVAIGHHKKPMFTFEERVAMVETVFSDLPQVSVIGFEGLLVDFMREKKATAVLRGLRAMSDFEYEFQLANMNRELDENFEAVFLTPSQDYSFISSTMIREIAKLGGDVTKFVPECVLAGFNEKLADK
- a CDS encoding ABC transporter permease, which codes for MSVQLPPYRPVKHRSGLKVMGAAFHALLMRELQTRFGGYRLGYLWAPIEVIFQVAIYLVIFGAIMHRVLPGMDYKLFLIAGMVPYQMLSRIANRSLGAVEANQGLLMYRSVRHIDVIIARAFLELVIYFFTFVLLIGLLVLFGAFSISLANLHIILFCWITLFIFSFGLALIMMVIGYYGGEISKIVSLIFTVLYFASGIIYSIHIVPEPYFSYLLYNPFIHNLELIRHALAPNYPAYHIDMGYFLKWMVGINFVGLLLYKAVEKDLIRSK